Below is a genomic region from Pseudomonas frederiksbergensis.
TGAGTGCCGAAATCGTTGGTGGTGCTGCCGACTGAAATCACCAGCGAGTCGTAAGCCACTTCGCGTGCTGGCACCAGTTCCAGGCCGTTCTCGTCGTAGGTGGCGGCCAGCTGGATTTTCTTCTGTGCGCGATCGAGCCCGCTCATGCGCCCCAGCTGGAACTCGAAGTGGTTCCATTTGGCCTGGGCGACATAGTTGAGTTCGTCTTCGGAAGAGTTCAAGGAACCTGCCGCCACTTCATGCAACAGCGGTTTCCAGATGTGCGTCAGGTTCGCGTCGACCAGCATCACACGGGCCGTGCCACGCTTGCCCAGAGTCTTACCCAGACGGGTAGCCAACTCCAGACCGCCGGCGCCGCCGCCAACGATGACAATACGATGAGTCATGGGGATATCTCGCAAGGCTAAAAGAAATCGGTGCAGTTACCCGAGCGAGCGCGAGGCAGCTCATAGCGTCAGGTATCTCACAAGTCGGCTCAACAGGCCCAAGCCAATGATCACTGCCAGTAACACCACGAGGAGCATCCACGGCCGGAAAGGCCGGCGCTCGACTCGGTGCTGGGACAGTTGCAGGTACTCTTCGACACGCTGCTGGTCGTCGGGTTTCAGGCGGCTGGTCATATAAGGCCTCGTCAGGTAGACGTTGCAAAATGTGTTGAAGCTACAACGCGGCGCCCAGTGACGAGCTGGCCCGCGTTGAACGGAGCATAGCCGCTAGCGGGCAGGGGCTCGACGCACAGCGTACCGTCCAGGCGAATGATTGCACTTTGTATCACTCGGGCGGTGATTGCGCCATGTCCGCGCACGACCTTGCGCTGGTACTGCGGCAGTCATTCCGGCAACGCACTCACAGGCTGATCCCGACGTCGAAGAGGATGCTGCGTCCCAGATTGCCGCGTAGAAAGTCCGGCGCTTCGGGGTGGGCGAACAGCACCCGGGCGAAGGTCGGGCCCACCAGCGACAGCGAGCGCCAACCCTGGCGCAGGTATTCGGTGGGCGGCGGGAAATGGCTGTTGAGGTCGAGCACTTCGCGCTTGAGGCTGGCAAAGGCGATGATGTCCAGTTCGCCCAGGTCCATGCCGCGTTCTTTGTAGTTGTGGGCTTTTTTGCGCAAGGTCGGTGCCAGTCTCAGCAAGAATTCGTTGGCTGGAATGCGCCTGGGCTTGGCTTCGCGGCGCACCAGTTGGCTCAGGGAGAAGGCACTGCGCCGGCGTTGCAGTTCGTCGCGCCACTCGTCGTTCAACCGTCGACCTTCGTCGAGCACGAAGAACACTTCGAAGTTCGCCTCGCGAAACAATACGTCCGGCGGCTCACCGGCAGGGCTGAATTCGTCGACGCGGTAGGGAATATTCAAGCCTTGCAGCAGGCGTTGGCAAACCCAACGCTCACGCTCCCATTTGCGGGCATTGGAAAGGAACGCGTTGGCTTGCTCGGCCGCGATGGTCAGCAGGCGCAAATAATCTGAGTCATCCATGGCTCAAGCTTAGCGTCCAAATGCGACAAGCTGAAGCTTTGCATCGAGTGGCATGACTTGGGGACGGTGTAAACTGCTGCATAGGGGTCTGTTGCCAAGGAGTCAGCGGTGGAGTCGAAGGATTTACCCTCATGATCAGTGCTGCATTACTGTCACCCGAAACCCTCACGGTCGGTTGGTTGATCTACGTGCCGGTGCTGATCTGGGCCGTAGCACGAGCGCCGTGGGTCGAGCTGTTTACCGACAGACGACGTCAACATTTGCTGTTTGGCACCGTGTTCGCGCTGTTCGTCCTCTGGTTGGTGCGACGGGACTTCGACACCGGCGTGTCGTATCACTTTATTGGCATGACAGCGGTAACCTTGTTACTCGATTGGCCGCTGGCGATTGTCGGCGGATTGGTGGCGCAGGTGGGACTGGTGCTGCTCGGACGTCAGGATCTGGCCGCAATGGGGGTCAATGGCGCGTTGCTGATGCTGTTGCCGGTGCTGGTCACCGAAGGCTGCGCGATCCTGGTGGAGCGGGCGCAACCGCGTAATCCTTTTGTGTATATCTTTTGCTCAGGTTTTTTGGCCGCCGCGCTCTCGGCGTTACTCTGCCTGCTGGTGGGGCTTGGTCTGTTGTGGTTCGACGAGCGTTTTGCGATGCCGGAATGGCTGGAGGATTTTGTCGGTTACCTGTGGCTGATCCTCTTCCCCGAGGCGTTTATCAACGGCATGGTGATCAGTGCCCTGGTGGTGTTCTGTCCCGAGTGGCTGGAGACCTTTAACCGCACGCGTTATTTGTCGGCGCCGTGGAAGGACGACGACAAGCCTTGATCCATATCAAATGCTCAAATGGCCTGCGATCCCATGCTCTGGAAAATCCTCAGGAGCAGTGGCATGAGCGTTTATGAGTGGGCAAGGCAGGAGTTGCGCGACAGCCTGGAGTCGGCGCATGAAGCAGGGTTTGAACAGGGGTTGAGCCTGCGTGCCTTGCTCAGTGCGGTGGTGCAGCAGAGCAAGGCGGTGCGCAGTGTCGAGGACCTGGCCGATGAGTTGCAGTTTCTGGCCGAGAATCTCGATGACGGCCAGGACTACGGGTTCATGCGGCCCTGATGGTCGGAATCAGTGGCGCGGGTCGAAATCTTCGCTGAACAGATCGTCTTCAGCATCCGGGCTGACCGGAATCTTGTGCTCTTCCGAGGCCCAGGCGCCCAGATCGATCAGTTTGCAACGGTCCGAGCAAAACGGTCGGAAAGTGCTGGTCGCGCTCCATTCAACAGGGGCGCCGCAGGTTGGACATTCGACGACAGGGGGTTGGCTCATGACTGGCCTCCACGCAAAGTAAGGTAAAAGTGATGCAGGCGTTCGACTTCGCTGTGCAACCAGGCGAGGTCGCGGTCGTTGACCACCACATCGTCGGCGTGGCTGATGCGGTCCTGACGGCTGGACTGGGCCTTGAGGATCGCCTGAACCTGCTGTTCGCTGGTCTGGTCACGCTGCAAGGTTCGTTCGATCTGTAAGCGTTCTGGTGCATCGATCACCAGCACTCGTTGGGTCATGGCGTACTGCCCGGACTCGATCAACAGCGGCGACACCAGAATCGCATAAGGTGATTGTGCGCGTGCCAGGTGAGTGGCGATTTCCTGAGCGATCAGCGGATGCAGCAATGCTTCGAGCCAGCGGCGTTCTTCGGGCACTTCGAAGATCAGCTTGCGCAGAGTCGCGCGATTCAATTGGCCGTCGGCTTGCAGCACGTCGACACCGAAGTGCTCGGCAATCTGTGCCAGTGCCGGGCGACCGGGTTCGACCACCCAGCGCGCGGCATGATCGGCGTCCACGGCATGCACACCCAGATCGATGAAATGCCGGGCAGCCGCGCTTTTGCCGCTGCCGATGCCACCGGTCAGGCCGAGAATCCAGGG
It encodes:
- a CDS encoding energy-coupling factor ABC transporter permease; amino-acid sequence: MISAALLSPETLTVGWLIYVPVLIWAVARAPWVELFTDRRRQHLLFGTVFALFVLWLVRRDFDTGVSYHFIGMTAVTLLLDWPLAIVGGLVAQVGLVLLGRQDLAAMGVNGALLMLLPVLVTEGCAILVERAQPRNPFVYIFCSGFLAAALSALLCLLVGLGLLWFDERFAMPEWLEDFVGYLWLILFPEAFINGMVISALVVFCPEWLETFNRTRYLSAPWKDDDKP
- the coaE gene encoding dephospho-CoA kinase (Dephospho-CoA kinase (CoaE) performs the final step in coenzyme A biosynthesis.), which codes for MNTPVEKPWILGLTGGIGSGKSAAARHFIDLGVHAVDADHAARWVVEPGRPALAQIAEHFGVDVLQADGQLNRATLRKLIFEVPEERRWLEALLHPLIAQEIATHLARAQSPYAILVSPLLIESGQYAMTQRVLVIDAPERLQIERTLQRDQTSEQQVQAILKAQSSRQDRISHADDVVVNDRDLAWLHSEVERLHHFYLTLRGGQS
- the yacG gene encoding DNA gyrase inhibitor YacG; its protein translation is MSQPPVVECPTCGAPVEWSATSTFRPFCSDRCKLIDLGAWASEEHKIPVSPDAEDDLFSEDFDPRH
- a CDS encoding DUF1780 domain-containing protein, with the protein product MDDSDYLRLLTIAAEQANAFLSNARKWERERWVCQRLLQGLNIPYRVDEFSPAGEPPDVLFREANFEVFFVLDEGRRLNDEWRDELQRRRSAFSLSQLVRREAKPRRIPANEFLLRLAPTLRKKAHNYKERGMDLGELDIIAFASLKREVLDLNSHFPPPTEYLRQGWRSLSLVGPTFARVLFAHPEAPDFLRGNLGRSILFDVGISL
- a CDS encoding DUF3094 family protein, which gives rise to MTSRLKPDDQQRVEEYLQLSQHRVERRPFRPWMLLVVLLAVIIGLGLLSRLVRYLTL